AAGGATCAAGGAACCGGACGGAGAGCGGCGGCAGCTGCTGTTGGATGAAATAACGCTTCAATTAAAAACGCACTTTAGAAATGAAGAGACCTGGATGAAAGAAGCCGGCTATCCAGAGTACGAACAGCACCGCCAAGAGCATAAACGCCTGATGGACGAAGGGCAGCGGATCATACGCGAAAAGATCGCCGCCGGAGAAAGCGTATCCGACCTCCTGGTGTGCCTGACCTGTTGGATGGACGAGCACGTCGTCGAATACGACAAAGAACTTGGCCGCTATGCCAAACAAAGGATCGCCAGCTACGCCTGCCCGTCTTGACGCTAGGCGCAAGCTTGGGTATAATTAACAGGTGCCGGGTTGTTATGACGACCATGACAGAAGGCCAACGAACGGGCGGGCGTAGCTCAGTGGTAGAGTACCGGCTTCCCAAGCCGTGGGTCGAGGGTTCGAATCCCTTTGCCCGCTCCAGGAAAATAGTGTTGGCGCGGCTTTACCGCGCTGTGTTATCTCGAAAAACGCATGAAAATATGGCGTTGGGTCGTCAGTAGTTTGCTGAACGTACCTTAGAAAACGGGAGAATAACAGCGATTGCGGAAGATGAAAGTGTGCGACAATGTTTTTTAACCGGCGTACCCAATAAGGGGAGGCTGGTTTTTTTATGTTCAAAAAGAAAAATGAGGACGTTTTATTCAAGGTAAAACAGGAGTTCGACTTTGCATTGCTAGCGGAAGAATTTATTTTGATGCGGGAAGCAGAAGTATCGAAGTTCACGGTCGGCTCAATTAGAAACACGCTTAAACAGTTTCTTGCGTTTTGCGATGGAACGGTAGCCGAGAAAGGGTTAAAACTAAAAGTGCTACAGTTTCTAGCTGGTAAGGGGAACGAGCATTATAATAAGCAGTTACAAGCAATAAGGGGCTTCTTTCGATATTGTGTTGAGGAAGGGCAACTAAGTGATGATCCCTGCATTTCAGTTAAGTATAAGCCTCATACAAGTCGTATCGTACAACATAACGAAGAGGTTATCCGCAGATTGCTGGATGCGCCAAACAAGGCGACATGGGCAGGTTTGCGTGATTATACGGCAATGGTGTTGTTCTTGGATACGGGGGTGCGACCGAACGAGTTGGTGCAAATTAAGCTGGGGGATTTTGATTTTGGTAACGGATACTTGTATTTGCGCGAAAGCATTACAAAAACCCGTCAGAAAAGAACCGTCCCACTTTCGCCAATCTGTGTTTCTTCAATTAAAAGACTGATCCACTGTCGGCATAAGGAATGGGACAGCGAGTATGTATTTTGTAGTTGGCGAGGAGAGGAAATCACGACAGGAGAGTTGCGAGATCGGTTTCGTAACTATTCAAAGGAGATAGGCACGAATATCACGCCATATCATCTGAGACATACCTTTGCCTTGTACTTCCTGCGAAACTCTTCTAAAACGGGTGTATTCGCGTTACAGAAGATCATGGGGCATAGCAAGCTAGAGCAGACGAGAAACTATGTTTCATTGTTGGAAGCGGATATTCAACAAGCTCATCAAACGGCTTCACCGATTAGCAATATGCTAGGAGCTATTAAAGGTAAGGCGACAGTAATAAAACTATAGGGAAAAGTGAACAGAGAGATATGAAAAAGAGTAAGCAGAAATGCTTGCTCTTTTTTGCGATAGTAACTGCAAAATAAAATAGATAGCAGGGTGTGTCTGTTTTGCTATTCAAAAATAGAATTGAAACATGCAATTATTGAATAAAAATCGTCGTATTCGTTGAAAAACAGCAATGATGATTCTAATACTGGGTTAATTATAACTTATACCGGCAATATCTTTATAATTCTCTAGTTTAATATAACTATTAAAGTTTGAATAAGTTTAATAATAGTGATAAAATATAAGTTTTTAATATTGACCGAAGAATATTTGGAGAGTAGAATGATGATGTGGAGCAAGTGTGAAAGCGAATGTATTGCGTTGATATCTGTAAGAATGAAGAAACGAAGCGTTGTTGTGGCTATTTTATGAGTGTAGGAAAGAGGTTTTAAAGATTAAACTGTGTTTGGATAAAGA
The nucleotide sequence above comes from Azotosporobacter soli. Encoded proteins:
- a CDS encoding site-specific integrase, producing the protein MFKKKNEDVLFKVKQEFDFALLAEEFILMREAEVSKFTVGSIRNTLKQFLAFCDGTVAEKGLKLKVLQFLAGKGNEHYNKQLQAIRGFFRYCVEEGQLSDDPCISVKYKPHTSRIVQHNEEVIRRLLDAPNKATWAGLRDYTAMVLFLDTGVRPNELVQIKLGDFDFGNGYLYLRESITKTRQKRTVPLSPICVSSIKRLIHCRHKEWDSEYVFCSWRGEEITTGELRDRFRNYSKEIGTNITPYHLRHTFALYFLRNSSKTGVFALQKIMGHSKLEQTRNYVSLLEADIQQAHQTASPISNMLGAIKGKATVIKL
- a CDS encoding hemerythrin family protein translates to MGLVRWRDEYKIDIAEIDREHQALFDGIAALVTCLLLQRIKEPDGERRQLLLDEITLQLKTHFRNEETWMKEAGYPEYEQHRQEHKRLMDEGQRIIREKIAAGESVSDLLVCLTCWMDEHVVEYDKELGRYAKQRIASYACPS